A DNA window from Anaerocolumna sp. AGMB13020 contains the following coding sequences:
- a CDS encoding AraC family transcriptional regulator — protein sequence MPQYDRHKGRTVLIEFITAEAFESLPYAERFTLIFLTTGSISGTLNDRPIKITAPGILCISKDDKVEIFEKENAFAQSFCFHPVFLNSIPIAEGQDYIATKLKIRTGISLFERDGLHTGVPLITEKAYPQLLEWFFVLGTEVYAQSDSRWVCRIKRYLIQILGLLEDLNRQSEQSPVDIVLEYIHTNYSDKISLVDLTSCAHLNRVSLNKLFQDRCGNTAMGYLLSHRLKVAGDLLTHTGMSLNEIARSTGFEYDTYFIKQFTAKVGMSPTVYRNTTREMAAAL from the coding sequence ATGCCCCAATATGATCGCCATAAAGGCAGAACTGTGTTAATTGAATTTATAACAGCCGAAGCTTTTGAGAGCCTTCCTTATGCAGAGAGATTTACTCTGATCTTTCTAACAACAGGAAGTATAAGCGGAACTTTAAATGACCGTCCGATAAAAATTACTGCCCCTGGTATCCTGTGTATATCAAAAGACGATAAAGTAGAGATTTTTGAGAAAGAGAATGCCTTTGCCCAGTCCTTTTGTTTCCATCCAGTTTTTCTGAACAGTATTCCGATAGCAGAGGGACAGGACTATATCGCAACCAAGTTAAAAATACGAACAGGAATATCTCTTTTTGAAAGGGATGGCCTGCACACAGGAGTACCGCTTATTACGGAAAAAGCCTATCCGCAATTGTTGGAGTGGTTCTTCGTCCTGGGAACAGAGGTGTATGCTCAAAGTGATTCCAGGTGGGTATGCAGAATCAAGCGATACCTGATACAGATACTCGGGCTGCTTGAGGATTTGAACCGCCAAAGTGAACAATCACCCGTTGATATTGTATTGGAATATATACATACCAATTATTCCGATAAAATCAGCCTTGTGGATTTGACAAGCTGCGCTCACTTAAACCGGGTATCCTTAAATAAGCTGTTTCAGGACAGATGTGGCAATACAGCAATGGGTTATCTCCTTTCCCACAGGCTAAAGGTAGCCGGCGACCTGCTAACCCATACAGGTATGAGCCTTAATGAGATTGCACGCTCTACAGGGTTTGAGTATGATACCTATTTTATCAAGCAATTCACTGCAAAGGTTGGGATGTCACCTACAGTCTATCGGAATACTACCCGCGAGATGGCGGCGGCTTTATAG